The proteins below come from a single Streptomyces tubercidicus genomic window:
- a CDS encoding CoA-acylating methylmalonate-semialdehyde dehydrogenase, which produces MNTISHWIGGKPVEGVSGNFGPVYNPATGAQEKQVAFASADEVDAAVRAAKEAFRTWGTSSLAKRTSVLFKYRELLDAHREEIARLITAEHGKVHSDALGEVARGLEIVELACGIPEKLKGELSTQVSTRVDVAAIRQSLGVVAGITPFNFPAMVPMWMFPLAIACGNTFVLKPSEKVPSAAFKLAELAAEAGLPDGVLNVVNGDKVAVDAILEHPDIAAVSFVGSTPIARYIHTTGTANGKRVQALGGAKNHMLVLPDADLDLAADSAINAAYGSAGERCMAISVVVAVGETADPLIGKIKERADQLRIGPGDDPASEMGPLITKVHRDKVASYVTGAAAQGADVVIDGTGYTVEGYEDGHWIGISLLDNVTPEMDAYRDEIFGPVLSVVRVETYDEAIALMNNSPWGNGTAIFTRDGGAARRFQMEIEAGMVGVNVPIPVPVGYHSFGGWKDSLFGDHHIYGNDGVHFYTRGKVVTTRWPDPSDGGINLGFPSNH; this is translated from the coding sequence CAACTTCGGGCCGGTCTACAACCCGGCCACCGGCGCCCAGGAGAAGCAGGTCGCCTTCGCCTCGGCCGACGAGGTCGACGCGGCCGTCCGCGCGGCCAAGGAAGCCTTCAGGACCTGGGGCACCAGCTCCTTGGCCAAGCGCACCTCGGTGCTGTTCAAGTACCGCGAGCTGCTCGACGCGCACCGCGAGGAGATCGCCCGGCTGATCACCGCCGAGCACGGCAAGGTGCACTCCGACGCGCTCGGCGAGGTCGCCCGCGGTCTGGAGATCGTGGAGCTGGCCTGCGGCATCCCGGAGAAGCTCAAGGGCGAGCTGTCCACCCAGGTCTCCACCCGGGTCGATGTGGCGGCGATCCGCCAGTCGCTCGGTGTGGTCGCCGGCATCACGCCGTTCAACTTCCCGGCGATGGTGCCGATGTGGATGTTCCCGCTGGCCATCGCCTGCGGTAACACCTTCGTTCTCAAGCCGAGCGAGAAGGTACCCAGCGCGGCCTTCAAGCTCGCCGAGCTGGCCGCCGAGGCGGGGCTGCCCGACGGTGTGCTCAATGTCGTCAACGGCGACAAGGTGGCGGTCGACGCCATCCTGGAGCACCCGGACATCGCCGCGGTCTCGTTCGTCGGCTCCACCCCCATCGCCCGTTACATCCACACCACCGGCACCGCCAACGGCAAGCGGGTGCAGGCGCTGGGCGGCGCCAAGAACCACATGCTGGTGCTGCCGGACGCGGACCTCGACCTGGCCGCGGACTCCGCGATCAACGCCGCGTACGGCTCGGCCGGTGAGCGCTGCATGGCGATCTCCGTCGTCGTGGCCGTCGGGGAGACCGCCGACCCGCTGATCGGCAAGATCAAGGAGCGCGCCGACCAGCTGCGGATCGGCCCCGGCGACGACCCGGCCTCCGAGATGGGCCCGCTGATCACCAAGGTGCACCGCGACAAGGTCGCCTCGTACGTCACGGGCGCCGCGGCCCAGGGCGCCGATGTCGTCATCGACGGCACCGGCTACACCGTCGAGGGCTACGAGGACGGGCACTGGATCGGCATCTCCCTCCTGGACAACGTCACGCCCGAGATGGACGCCTACCGCGACGAGATCTTCGGCCCGGTGCTGTCCGTGGTCCGTGTCGAGACCTACGACGAGGCCATCGCGCTGATGAACAACTCGCCGTGGGGCAACGGCACCGCGATCTTCACCCGGGACGGCGGCGCGGCCCGCCGCTTCCAGATGGAGATCGAGGCCGGCATGGTCGGCGTGAACGTGCCGATCCCGGTGCCGGTCGGCTACCACTCCTTCGGTGGCTGGAAGGACTCGCTCTTCGGCGACCACCACATCTACGGCAACGACGGCGTGCACTTCTACACCCGCGGCAAGGTCG